One genomic window of Salvia miltiorrhiza cultivar Shanhuang (shh) chromosome 4, IMPLAD_Smil_shh, whole genome shotgun sequence includes the following:
- the LOC131023671 gene encoding mitogen-activated protein kinase kinase kinase 18-like — protein sequence MRAVFHSVEAALEFEAMEGELKQAQELSYLEDMRGKWQCCEWLKGDVIGSGSFGTVNLAIDTTTGSLFVVKSATTEAGIASLKNEADILHNLDSPYIVKCMGKDGGDAGKCSLFFEYMGGGSISDMMQKFGGALQEKVIRLYTRQILLGLNYLHRNGIVHSDIKCNNVLVGASGTVKLTDFGCAKRKKNHCKGTIGGTPLWMAPEVLRDQSLDFAADIWSLGCTVIEMATGRPPWPCGEHNNPMAAMLRISQGDDLPDFPADFSAGGLDFLSRCLDRDPSKRWSSEMLLDHPFLRMGDVALSPTSVLDVAAGYDSDSCCSSDDEDDEFARRIPFSMKLKLQSRNASEDHSDASDGWITVRTR from the coding sequence ATGAGAGCGGTGTTCCATTCTGTGGAAGCCGCTCTTGAATTTGAAGCTATGGAAGGCGAGTTGAAACAAGCACAAGAGCTGAGTTATTTGGAAGACATGAGAGGCAAATGGCAATGCTGCGAGTGGCTCAAGGGCGACGTGATCGGATCGGGATCCTTCGGCACCGTGAACCTCGCCATCGACACCACCACCGGCTCCCTCTTCGTCGTCAAATCCGCCACCACCGAGGCCGGCATCGCCTCCCTCAAGAACGAGGCCGACATCCTCCACAACCTCGACTCCCCCTACATCGTCAAGTGCATGGGCAAagacggcggcgacgccggcAAGTGCAGCCTCTTCTTCGAGTACATGGGCGGCGGCAGCATCTCCGACATGATGCAGAAATTCGGCGGCGCCCTCCAAGAGAAGGTCATCCGCCTCTACACTAGGCAGATCCTCCTCGGCCTCAACTACCTCCACCGCAACGGCATCGTGCACTCCGACATCAAGTGCAACAACGTCCTCGTCGGCGCCTCCGGCACCGTCAAGCTCACCGACTTCGGATGCGCCAAGAGGAAGAAGAATCATTGCAAAGGGACCATAGGAGGGACTCCCCTCTGGATGGCCCCCGAGGTCCTCCGCGACCAGAGCCTTGACTTCGCCGCGGACATCTGGTCGCTCGGGTGCACGGTTATCGAGATGGCCACGGGCAGGCCCCCGTGGCCGTGCGGGGAACACAACAACCCCATGGCCGCCATGCTCAGGATCTCCCAGGGGGATGACCTTCCCGACTTCCCCGCAGATTTCTCCGCGGGGGGTTTGGATTTCCTGTCCAGATGCCTGGACAGGGACCCGAGCAAGAGGTGGTCGAGCGAGATGCTGCTCGACCACCCCTTTCTGAGGATGGGGGACGTCGCCTTGTCCCCGACTAGTGTGTTGGACGTTGCTGCAGGTTATGATTCGGATTCATGCTGCAGCAGCGACGACGAAGACGACGAATTTGCCAGGAGAATTCCCTTCTCGATGAAGCTTAAGTTGCAGTCCAGAAATGCGTCGGAAGATCATTCTGATGCATCGGATGGGTGGATCACTGTGAGGACCAGATAG
- the LOC131023104 gene encoding uncharacterized protein LOC131023104 has product MRRKDFTSEERAGLIQFLIIDSKNGKPPRGKMKAAELKFGVSRRTVCRLWAEAKQKQQQGQFISSQSRRRKKVEIDLELIASLELSKRSTIRRLASGINCSKSTVGRWIDQGLIKAHTNAIKPELTTPNKLSRMRFFLEHIEYDRLLEKLHFKCMQNTIHIDEKWFYIIKSSHRFYLTPAEAEPHRTCKSKKFITKVMFLSAVRRQIFGEDGSVLFDGKIGIFPLTEMVPAQRSSKNREAGTLEQKPIQSITKQVLKDCFIKKVWLWQELCMYCKSTMIGVELIDFLV; this is encoded by the coding sequence atgaggaGAAAAGATTTCACAAGTGAGGAGAGAGCTGGACTCATTCAATTCTTGATCATTGACAGCAAGAATGGCAAGCCACCACGAGGCAAAATGAAGGCTGCCGAGCTCAAGTTCGGCGTATCTCGGCGAACCGTTTGTCGTCTTTGGGCTGAGGCAAAGCAAAAACAGCAACAAGGTCAGTTCATAAGTTCACAAAGCAGGAGGagaaaaaaagttgaaattgaTCTAGAGCTAATTGCAAGCCTTGAGTTATCTAAAAGATCAACCATAAGAAGATTAGCTAGTGGCATCAACTGCAGCAAGAGTACCGTAGGGAGGTGGATAGATCAGGGGCTGATCAAGGCTCATACCAATGCTATAAAACCTGAACTTACAACCCCAAATAAGCTGTCAAGAATGCGGTTTTTCTTAGAGCATATTGAGTATGACAGGCTGCTGGAGAAATTGCATTTCAAGTGTATGCAAAACACTATCCATATCGATGAGAAGTGGTTCTACATCATCAAATCTTCTCACAGATTCTATTTAACTCCAGCAGAGGCTGAGCCACATAGAACTTGCAAGAGTAAAAAGTTTATCACAAAGGTAATGTTCTTATCCGCTGTGCGCCGACAAATTTTTGGTGAAGATGGGAGTGTTCTATTTGATGGGAAGATAGGTATATTCCCTTTAACAGAAATGGTACCAGCACAGAGGTCAAGCAAGAATAGGGAAGCAGGGACACTTGAGCAAAAGCCAATCCAAAGCATAACAAAACAAGTACTCAAAGACTGCTTCATCAAGAAGGTATGGCTATGGCAGGAATTGTGCATGTATTGTAAGTCTACAATGATAGGTGTTGAACTAATAGATTTTCTAGTGTAG